DNA sequence from the Longimicrobium sp. genome:
CGCGCTGCTCGGCTTCGTGCTGCTCCTCTTCCGCCGCCGCCGCGACCGCACGCTGCTGGTTTGGGCCGGCGTGCTGCTGGTGGGGATCCCGCTCGCGTTCGGCGTGCTGTTCATGTTGGCGGCGGCCGGCGGCTCGCTCACGCCCCCGGCGGGCCAGGCGGCGCGGAACGCGGCGATGCTGGAGGCGCTGCGCAGCGGTGCGCCGGCGCGCATCGTCCCGGTGAACCTGCGGATGATGGCGCAGGCGTACCTGGGGCCGGCGGGGATGCAGCTCTTCCCAGCGTGCTCGGCCTCTTCCTGCTGGGGCTGTGGGCGGGGCGGCGGCGCGTGCTGGAGAACGTCTCCGCGCACCGGGCCGCCTTCCGCCGGGTGACAGCGTGGGGTTTCGCGGTCAGCATCCCGGCGAACGTGGCGCTGGAGGTGGCCCGCTCGACGTGGAGCTACCAGACCGCCGCGGCGCGTCCGTGGCTGTTCCCGGTGGTGACCGCGCTGCAGGTGCTGGCCGTGGTCCCGCTGGCGGCGGCGTACGTCTCGGCGGTGGTGCAGCTGCTGGAGCGGGCGGCGTGGCGCGAGCGGCTGGCGGCGTTCGCGCCGGTGGGCCGCATGGCGCTCACCAACTACCTGTCGCAGACGGTGGTCTGCGTGCTGGTCTTCTACGGCGGCGGGCTGGTGGGGCGCATCGACCCGGCGCCGGCGGCGGGGATCGCGCTCGCCGTCTTCGCGGCGCAGGTGGCGTGGAGCCGGTGGTGGCTGGCGCGCTTCCACTTCGGGCCGATGGAGTGGCTCTGGCGCTCCCTCACCTACCGCCGCCTCCAGCCGATGCGCATCCGCCTGCCAGCTGCACAGCCAGGGCTGGCGGTTTGAGAGCGGTCGATTTCTCCTCTTGTCGGTTGATTGGACGGACGTAAGTTCCGTCCAATTTTTTTCTACCCTCCACCGTTTTCCGGATCGTCACGCGTGAGTAGATTCCAGAAGCTGTTCCAGAAATTGCTGGACGGGGATTCCGACGCGAGCTTCGCCTTCGACGAGTTGCGCTACGTCCTTTCGCATCTCGGGTTCGCGGAAGACATCGAAGGTAGTCACCACATCTTCACGCGAGACGGCGTGGACGAGCTGGTGAACATCCAGAAGCCGCGTG
Encoded proteins:
- a CDS encoding DUF418 domain-containing protein, which codes for MLGLFLLGLWAGRRRVLENVSAHRAAFRRVTAWGFAVSIPANVALEVARSTWSYQTAAARPWLFPVVTALQVLAVVPLAAAYVSAVVQLLERAAWRERLAAFAPVGRMALTNYLSQTVVCVLVFYGGGLVGRIDPAPAAGIALAVFAAQVAWSRWWLARFHFGPMEWLWRSLTYRRLQPMRIRLPAAQPGLAV
- a CDS encoding type II toxin-antitoxin system HicA family toxin encodes the protein MSRFQKLFQKLLDGDSDASFAFDELRYVLSHLGFAEDIEGSHHIFTRDGVDELVNIQKPRGGKHAKAYQVRQVRRLIFKYRFSGGEK